Proteins encoded together in one Micromonospora auratinigra window:
- a CDS encoding CTP synthase, which yields MAPSARTTRHIFVTGGVASSLGKGLTASSLGTLLTARGLRVVMQKLDPYLNVDPGTMNPFQHGEVFVTEDGAETDLDVGHYERFLDRDLSGKANVTTGQIYSAVIAKERRGEYLGDTVQVIPHITNEIKARILGMGEPDAEGQVPDIVITEVGGTVGDIESLPFLEAIRQVRHDLGRDNCFYLHVSLVPYLAPSGELKTKPTQHSVAQLRSIGIQPDALVLRCDREIPDKVKEKLSLYCDVDREAVTAAPDAPSIYDIPKVLHREGLDAYVVRRLGVSFRDVDWSSWDDLLERVHQPRHTVTVALVGKYVDLPDAYLSVSEAIRAAGFGHRARVQLKWVPSDDCVTPAGAAAALAGVDGIVIPGGFGVRGIEGKIGTTRYARENGVPLLGLCLGLQCMTIEVARHLAGLDGANSLEFDEEAVHPVIATMADQEDIVAGKGDLGGTMRLGAYPAKLAEGSLVAEAYGSTEVSERHRHRYEVNNAYRDQLTKAGLQISGTSPDGRLVEFVELDRTLHPFFVATQAHPELKSRPTRPHPLFSSFVKAAIAYSEADQLPVDLDAAAAQAPAEKKAGRNGTAAAAKAASAS from the coding sequence TTGGCCCCTTCAGCACGGACGACCAGGCACATTTTCGTCACCGGGGGCGTCGCCTCCTCGCTGGGTAAGGGCCTCACCGCCTCCAGCCTCGGCACCCTGCTGACCGCGCGTGGGCTACGCGTGGTCATGCAGAAGCTCGACCCGTACCTCAACGTGGACCCGGGGACGATGAACCCGTTCCAGCACGGCGAGGTGTTCGTCACCGAGGACGGCGCGGAGACCGACCTGGACGTCGGGCACTACGAGCGGTTCCTCGACCGGGACCTGTCCGGCAAGGCGAACGTCACCACCGGCCAGATCTACTCGGCGGTGATCGCCAAGGAGCGGCGCGGCGAGTACCTGGGCGACACCGTCCAGGTCATCCCGCACATCACCAACGAGATCAAGGCGCGGATCCTGGGCATGGGGGAGCCGGACGCCGAGGGCCAGGTGCCCGACATCGTGATCACCGAGGTCGGCGGCACCGTCGGCGACATCGAGTCGCTGCCCTTCCTGGAGGCGATCCGGCAGGTCCGCCACGACCTGGGCCGGGACAACTGCTTCTACCTGCACGTGTCGCTGGTGCCGTACCTGGCCCCGTCGGGTGAGCTGAAGACCAAGCCGACCCAGCACTCGGTGGCGCAGCTGCGCAGCATCGGTATCCAGCCCGACGCGCTGGTGCTGCGCTGCGACCGGGAGATCCCGGACAAGGTGAAGGAGAAGCTCTCCCTCTACTGCGACGTGGACCGGGAGGCGGTCACCGCCGCCCCGGACGCGCCGAGCATCTACGACATCCCGAAGGTGCTGCACCGCGAGGGCCTCGACGCGTACGTGGTGCGCCGGCTCGGCGTGTCGTTCCGGGACGTGGACTGGAGCAGCTGGGACGACCTGCTGGAGCGGGTGCACCAGCCCCGGCACACGGTCACCGTGGCGCTGGTCGGCAAGTACGTCGACCTGCCGGACGCGTACCTGTCGGTGAGCGAGGCGATCCGGGCCGCCGGGTTCGGTCACCGGGCCCGGGTGCAGCTCAAGTGGGTGCCCAGCGACGACTGCGTCACCCCGGCCGGCGCGGCCGCCGCCCTGGCCGGCGTGGACGGCATCGTCATCCCCGGCGGGTTCGGGGTACGCGGCATCGAGGGCAAGATCGGCACCACCCGGTACGCGCGGGAGAACGGCGTCCCGCTGCTCGGGCTCTGCCTGGGCCTGCAGTGCATGACCATCGAGGTGGCCCGGCACCTGGCCGGCCTGGACGGCGCGAACTCGCTGGAGTTCGACGAGGAGGCCGTGCACCCGGTCATCGCCACCATGGCCGACCAGGAGGACATCGTCGCCGGCAAGGGCGACCTGGGCGGCACCATGCGGCTCGGGGCGTACCCGGCGAAGCTGGCCGAGGGGTCGCTGGTCGCCGAGGCGTACGGCAGCACCGAGGTCAGCGAGCGCCACCGGCACCGCTACGAGGTGAACAACGCCTACCGCGACCAGCTCACCAAGGCCGGCCTGCAGATCTCCGGCACCTCGCCGGACGGGCGGCTGGTCGAGTTCGTCGAGCTGGACCGCACGCTGCACCCGTTCTTCGTGGCCACCCAGGCGCACCCGGAGCTGAAGAGCCGGCCGACCCGGCCGCACCCGCTCTTCTCCTCGTTCGTGAAGGCGGCGATCGCCTACTCCGAGGCCGACCAGCTCCCGGTGGACCTGGACGCCGCGGCGGCGCAGGCCCCGGCGGAGAAGAAGGCGGGCCGCAACGGCACGGCCGCCGCCGCGAAGGCGGCGTCCGCCTCGTGA
- a CDS encoding NUDIX domain-containing protein has protein sequence MSAVEHRYEVTAHREIFSGRIFSVVSDDVTMPGGGTASRDYVTHVGAVAVVALDEAGQVVLIRQYRHPVGRHLWELPAGLMDVGGEDLDAAALRELAEEADLTAGTVDVLVDLHSSPGFTNEVVRVFLARDLADVPAAQRHERREEEADLQVVRVDLDEAVRMVLAGEITNASCVAGLLAAARARDTGFAELRRPQAPLPR, from the coding sequence GTGAGCGCCGTCGAGCACCGGTACGAGGTGACCGCGCATCGCGAGATCTTCTCCGGCCGGATCTTCTCGGTGGTCAGCGACGACGTGACCATGCCCGGTGGCGGCACCGCCTCCCGCGACTACGTCACGCACGTCGGCGCGGTGGCCGTGGTGGCGCTGGACGAGGCGGGTCAGGTGGTGCTGATCCGCCAGTACCGGCACCCGGTCGGCCGGCACCTGTGGGAGCTGCCCGCCGGGCTGATGGACGTCGGCGGCGAGGACCTCGACGCGGCCGCGCTGCGGGAGCTGGCCGAGGAGGCCGACCTGACCGCCGGCACCGTCGACGTGCTGGTGGACCTGCACTCCTCGCCGGGGTTCACCAACGAGGTGGTCCGGGTCTTCCTGGCCCGTGACCTCGCCGACGTGCCCGCCGCGCAGCGCCACGAGCGCCGCGAGGAGGAGGCGGACCTGCAGGTCGTGCGGGTCGACCTGGACGAGGCGGTGCGGATGGTGCTGGCCGGGGAGATCACCAACGCGTCCTGCGTGGCCGGGCTGCTCGCCGCCGCCCGGGCCCGTGACACCGGCTTCGCCGAGCTGCGCCGACCGCAGGCGCCGCTGCCCCGCTGA
- a CDS encoding TM2 domain-containing protein: MVPPRGRRCGQDGSGSLRCPLMTTPPYQQYPQGVSDKSKVVAGILQILLGGFGVGRFYIGDTKTGVIQLVVTLVTCGLGSIWGLIDGILILVNGGVDAQGRPLRD, translated from the coding sequence ATCGTCCCACCGCGGGGACGGCGATGCGGACAGGACGGCAGTGGATCACTAAGGTGTCCGCTCATGACCACTCCTCCTTACCAGCAGTACCCGCAGGGCGTGTCCGACAAGAGCAAGGTCGTCGCGGGCATCCTGCAGATCCTCCTCGGCGGCTTCGGCGTCGGCCGGTTCTACATCGGCGACACCAAGACCGGTGTGATCCAGCTCGTCGTGACGCTCGTGACCTGCGGTCTCGGCAGCATCTGGGGCCTCATCGACGGCATCCTGATCCTCGTCAACGGTGGCGTCGACGCCCAGGGCCGGCCGCTGCGCGACTGA
- the ald gene encoding alanine dehydrogenase encodes MKVGIPREVKNHEYRVAITPAGVNEFTRHGHEVFVEAGAGVGSSITDDEFAAAGAKILGTADEVWDAAELVLKVKEPIAEEYHRMREGQVLFTYLHLAASKDCTDALVERKVTGIAYETVELPDRSLPLLAPMSEVAGRLAPQVGAFYMMRTGGGRGVLPGGVSGVYAAKTVVIGAGVSGLNAAAIALGLQSEVLLLDKNVARLRSADAIYRGHLQTVASNAYEIERAVLDADLVIGAVLVPGAKAPKLISNELVSRMKPGSVLVDIAIDQGGCFEDSRPTTHADPVYKVHDSIFYCVANMPGAVPNTSTYALTNVTLPYALELANQGWRQALRNDAALALGLNTHDGRVVYGPVAEAHGMDVLPLAEVLA; translated from the coding sequence GTGAAGGTCGGAATCCCACGCGAGGTCAAGAACCACGAGTACCGCGTGGCGATCACGCCCGCGGGCGTCAACGAGTTCACCCGCCACGGCCACGAGGTCTTCGTCGAGGCCGGTGCCGGCGTCGGTTCCAGCATCACCGACGACGAGTTCGCCGCCGCCGGCGCGAAGATCCTCGGCACCGCCGACGAGGTCTGGGACGCCGCCGAGCTGGTGCTCAAGGTCAAGGAGCCGATCGCCGAGGAGTACCACCGGATGCGCGAGGGGCAGGTGCTCTTCACCTACCTGCACCTGGCCGCCTCCAAGGACTGCACCGACGCGCTGGTCGAGCGCAAGGTCACCGGCATCGCGTACGAGACCGTCGAGCTGCCCGACCGGTCGCTGCCGCTGCTCGCCCCGATGTCCGAGGTGGCCGGCCGGCTCGCCCCGCAGGTGGGCGCCTTCTACATGATGCGCACCGGCGGTGGCCGGGGTGTGCTGCCCGGCGGCGTCTCCGGCGTGTACGCGGCCAAGACCGTGGTCATCGGCGCCGGCGTGTCCGGGCTGAACGCCGCCGCGATCGCGCTGGGCCTGCAGTCGGAGGTGCTGCTGCTGGACAAGAACGTCGCGCGGCTGCGGTCCGCCGACGCCATCTACCGGGGCCACCTGCAGACCGTGGCCTCCAACGCGTACGAGATCGAGCGGGCCGTGCTCGACGCGGACCTGGTCATCGGCGCGGTGCTGGTGCCCGGCGCGAAGGCCCCGAAGCTCATCTCCAACGAGCTGGTGTCCCGGATGAAGCCGGGCAGCGTGCTCGTCGACATCGCCATCGACCAGGGCGGCTGCTTCGAGGACTCGCGTCCCACCACGCACGCCGACCCGGTCTACAAGGTGCACGACTCGATCTTCTACTGCGTGGCGAACATGCCCGGCGCGGTGCCGAACACCAGCACCTACGCGCTGACCAACGTCACCCTGCCGTACGCCCTGGAGCTGGCCAACCAGGGCTGGCGGCAGGCGCTGCGCAACGACGCGGCGCTGGCGCTGGGCCTGAACACCCACGACGGTCGGGTCGTCTACGGCCCGGTCGCCGAGGCGCACGGCATGGACGTGCTGCCGCTGGCCGAGGTGCTGGCCTGA
- a CDS encoding site-specific tyrosine recombinase XerD: MTDTPAQPAGAEPAPALRRAVRGYLDHLTVERGLAANTLASYRRDLERYLSTLAEVGVHDLAAAGAGVVEAHLARLRAGDADHPPLAVSSTARAASAVRGLHRFALREGLTGADPARDVRPPTPARRLPRALPVEDVLRLLETAGPVTATGDTAPRALRDRALLEFLYGTGARISETLGAAVDDLDLDEGTVLLRGKGGRSRLVPIGGHAVAAVRAWLVRGRPALLAAGRGTPAVFVNARGGPLTRQGAWAVLRAAAERAGLPVTGAEAVSPHTLRHSYATHLLDGGADVRVVQELLGHASVTTTQVYTLVTVERLREVYATAHPRALG, encoded by the coding sequence CTGACCGACACGCCTGCGCAGCCGGCCGGCGCGGAACCCGCGCCGGCCCTGCGCCGCGCCGTGCGCGGCTACCTCGACCATCTCACCGTCGAACGTGGACTGGCCGCCAACACCCTCGCCTCGTACCGCCGGGACCTGGAGCGCTACCTGTCCACCCTGGCCGAGGTGGGGGTGCACGACCTGGCGGCCGCCGGCGCCGGCGTCGTCGAGGCGCACCTGGCGCGGCTGCGCGCCGGCGACGCCGACCACCCGCCGTTGGCCGTCTCGTCGACGGCCCGGGCCGCCAGCGCGGTACGCGGCCTGCACCGCTTCGCGCTGCGCGAGGGACTGACCGGCGCCGACCCGGCCCGCGACGTGCGTCCACCCACGCCCGCGCGCCGGCTGCCCCGGGCGCTGCCCGTCGAGGACGTGCTGCGGCTGCTGGAGACCGCCGGGCCGGTCACCGCCACCGGCGACACCGCCCCCCGCGCGCTGCGTGACCGGGCGCTGCTGGAATTCCTGTACGGCACCGGCGCACGCATCTCCGAGACTCTCGGCGCCGCCGTCGACGACCTGGACCTCGACGAGGGCACCGTGCTGCTGCGCGGCAAGGGCGGCAGGAGCCGACTGGTGCCGATCGGCGGGCACGCCGTGGCCGCCGTGCGCGCCTGGCTGGTGCGGGGCCGCCCGGCGCTGCTCGCCGCCGGCCGGGGCACCCCGGCGGTCTTCGTCAACGCCCGCGGCGGCCCACTGACCCGCCAGGGCGCGTGGGCGGTGCTGCGCGCCGCCGCCGAGCGGGCCGGCCTGCCGGTGACCGGCGCCGAGGCGGTCTCCCCGCACACCCTGCGCCACTCGTACGCCACCCACCTGCTCGACGGCGGCGCCGACGTGCGGGTGGTGCAGGAACTGCTCGGCCACGCCTCGGTCACCACCACCCAGGTGTACACGTTGGTCACCGTGGAACGGCTGCGTGAGGTCTACGCGACCGCCCATCCCCGGGCCCTCGGCTGA
- a CDS encoding ParA family protein, translating into MAGNGDRAETWTSELREQQATLGADLGPADPAAYTMRKPIPEPMPTDRHGPARIIAMANQKGGVGKTTTTINLGAALAEYGRKVLLVDFDPQGALSVGLGVNPHNLDLSVYNLLMQDDVTAEDVLIKTDVAGLHLLPANIDLSAAEIQLVNEVAREMALARVLRTIRKEYDFILIDCQPSLGLLAINALTVAHGVLIPLECEFFSLRGVALLLDTIDKVRERLNFDLELEGILATMYDSRTTHCRQVLQRVVEAFGDKVYQTVITKTVKFPESTVAGAPITTLDPASSGARNYRQLAREVIAAETDR; encoded by the coding sequence ATGGCTGGCAACGGTGACCGTGCCGAGACGTGGACGTCGGAGCTCCGCGAGCAGCAGGCGACGCTCGGCGCCGACCTCGGGCCGGCGGATCCCGCCGCCTACACCATGCGCAAGCCGATCCCCGAGCCGATGCCGACCGATCGGCACGGCCCGGCGCGGATCATCGCGATGGCCAACCAGAAGGGTGGCGTCGGCAAGACCACGACCACCATCAACCTGGGCGCGGCTCTCGCCGAGTACGGCCGCAAGGTGCTGCTGGTCGACTTCGACCCGCAGGGCGCGCTGTCGGTCGGCCTGGGCGTCAACCCGCACAACCTCGACCTGTCGGTCTACAACCTGCTGATGCAGGACGATGTCACCGCCGAGGACGTGCTCATCAAGACCGACGTGGCGGGGCTGCACCTGCTGCCGGCCAACATCGACCTCTCCGCCGCCGAGATCCAGCTGGTCAACGAGGTCGCCCGCGAGATGGCGCTGGCCCGGGTGCTGCGCACCATCCGCAAGGAGTACGACTTCATCCTGATCGACTGCCAGCCCTCGCTGGGCCTGCTGGCGATCAACGCGCTGACCGTCGCGCACGGCGTGCTCATTCCGCTGGAGTGCGAGTTCTTCAGCCTGCGCGGCGTCGCGCTGCTGCTGGACACCATCGACAAGGTCCGCGAGCGGCTCAACTTCGACCTGGAACTCGAAGGCATCCTCGCCACCATGTACGACAGCCGCACCACCCACTGCCGCCAGGTGCTGCAACGGGTCGTGGAGGCGTTCGGCGACAAGGTCTACCAGACCGTGATCACCAAGACGGTCAAGTTCCCCGAGTCGACCGTGGCCGGCGCCCCGATCACCACCCTCGACCCGGCGTCCTCCGGCGCCCGCAACTACCGGCAGCTGGCCCGCGAGGTGATCGCCGCCGAGACCGACCGGTAG
- a CDS encoding segregation and condensation protein A has protein sequence MTAPPLDPTADPATAAGLAAEVDGVVPADPATVEEASGFTVRLANFTGPFDLLLQLISKHKLDVTEVALHKVTDEFIAYIRAMGDQWDLDETSEFLLIAATLLDLKAARLLPAAEVEDEEDLALLEARDLLFARLLQYKAYKEAAAHIAELESVGGRRYPRAVSLEPRYAEALPDLVLGIGPQRLLKLALRAMTPKPVPEVSIAHVHMVRVSVREHAEIITARLRRAGTATFSLLCADCEITLEVVARFLALLELYRQGLVAFVQEQALEELTVRWTGPADGETELSIDEYAGTPDDAPADSAPGAAVPAPAAAPVDALPADAAGEPAPTQE, from the coding sequence GTGACCGCACCGCCGCTGGACCCGACCGCCGACCCGGCCACCGCCGCCGGGCTGGCCGCCGAGGTCGACGGCGTGGTCCCCGCCGACCCGGCCACCGTCGAGGAGGCCAGCGGCTTCACCGTCCGGCTGGCCAACTTCACCGGCCCGTTCGACCTGCTGCTGCAACTGATCAGCAAGCACAAGCTGGACGTGACCGAGGTGGCCCTGCACAAGGTCACCGACGAGTTCATCGCCTACATCCGGGCCATGGGCGACCAGTGGGACCTCGACGAGACCAGCGAGTTCCTGCTCATCGCCGCCACCCTGCTCGACCTCAAGGCGGCCCGGCTGCTGCCCGCCGCCGAGGTGGAGGACGAGGAGGACCTGGCCCTGCTGGAGGCCCGGGACCTGCTCTTCGCCCGGCTGCTGCAGTACAAGGCGTACAAGGAGGCGGCGGCGCACATCGCCGAACTGGAGTCGGTCGGTGGCCGCCGCTACCCGCGCGCGGTCAGCCTGGAACCCCGCTACGCCGAGGCGCTGCCCGACCTGGTGCTCGGCATCGGCCCGCAGCGGCTGCTGAAACTGGCGCTGCGGGCGATGACCCCGAAGCCGGTGCCCGAGGTGTCCATCGCCCACGTGCACATGGTCCGGGTCAGCGTCCGCGAGCACGCCGAGATCATCACCGCCCGGCTGCGCCGCGCCGGCACCGCCACCTTCTCCCTGCTCTGCGCCGACTGCGAGATCACCCTGGAGGTGGTGGCCCGCTTCCTCGCGCTGCTGGAGCTCTACCGGCAGGGCCTGGTCGCGTTCGTGCAGGAACAGGCCCTCGAAGAGCTGACGGTCCGCTGGACCGGCCCGGCCGACGGTGAGACCGAACTGAGCATCGACGAGTACGCCGGCACCCCGGACGACGCCCCCGCCGACAGTGCGCCGGGTGCCGCCGTGCCCGCCCCCGCCGCCGCGCCCGTTGACGCCCTGCCCGCCGACGCGGCGGGCGAGCCCGCACCGACGCAGGAGTGA
- the scpB gene encoding SMC-Scp complex subunit ScpB translates to MSDEERRDSLADQAAAWIPPWERPTPPKPAPPADEAGPSAPVIPNGDSSPNPATDPDPATAPEPGAVAGPGGNRAVDEPDSVPVPADAADSATSAATGGVGESGHGVGPDTVAGDSGVVGGVPARRGRRRAAPVPEPAPELDDAELRGALEAILLVVDQPVSELTLAQVLDQAPERIGPMLDDIAAGYTAAGHGFELRRAAGGWRLYTRPEYATYVERFVLEGQTVRLTQAALETLAVIAYRQPVTRSRISAIRGVNCDGVIRTLVTRGLIEEAGTETDSGAFLYRTTTMFLEKLGLNSVDDLPPLAPFLPDDVEELADATR, encoded by the coding sequence ATGAGCGACGAGGAGCGCCGCGACTCGCTGGCCGACCAGGCCGCCGCCTGGATCCCCCCGTGGGAGCGCCCCACCCCGCCGAAGCCCGCGCCCCCGGCCGACGAGGCCGGGCCGTCGGCGCCCGTGATCCCGAACGGCGACAGTTCCCCGAATCCGGCGACCGACCCTGACCCGGCAACCGCCCCCGAACCGGGAGCCGTCGCCGGTCCTGGCGGGAATCGGGCCGTGGACGAGCCGGATTCTGTCCCCGTCCCGGCCGATGCCGCCGACTCGGCGACGTCCGCCGCCACCGGCGGGGTCGGTGAGTCCGGTCACGGTGTCGGCCCCGACACGGTGGCGGGGGACAGCGGGGTAGTGGGCGGCGTACCGGCCCGGCGGGGGAGGCGGAGGGCGGCGCCCGTACCGGAGCCCGCGCCGGAGCTGGACGACGCCGAGCTGCGCGGCGCGCTGGAGGCGATCCTGCTGGTGGTGGACCAGCCGGTCAGCGAACTGACCCTGGCCCAGGTCCTCGACCAGGCCCCGGAGCGGATCGGCCCGATGCTCGACGACATCGCCGCCGGGTACACCGCTGCCGGGCACGGCTTCGAGCTGCGCCGGGCCGCGGGTGGCTGGCGTCTCTACACCCGCCCGGAATACGCGACCTACGTCGAGCGGTTCGTGTTGGAGGGCCAGACGGTACGCCTGACCCAGGCCGCGCTGGAGACTCTCGCGGTGATCGCCTACCGGCAGCCGGTGACCCGGTCACGGATCTCCGCCATCCGGGGTGTCAACTGCGACGGGGTGATCCGTACCCTGGTCACTCGCGGCCTGATCGAGGAGGCCGGCACCGAGACGGACAGCGGGGCGTTCCTGTACCGGACCACCACGATGTTCCTGGAGAAGCTCGGGCTGAACTCCGTGGACGACCTGCCGCCCCTGGCCCCCTTCCTGCCCGACGACGTAGAAGAGCTTGCCGATGCGACGCGATAA
- a CDS encoding pseudouridine synthase — translation MRRDNRAPKPDAPVYEGAERLQKVLAAAGVGSRRACEDLIFRRRVTVNGRVAQLGDRADPTRDVIYVDGERLQADVRLVYVAMNKPRGVVTTMADEKGRTELADFIGARLEQRVYHVGRLDADSEGLLLLTNDGTLAHKLMHPSYEVLKTYLAEVAGPIPRNLAKRLTTGVELEDGPVKVDSFKLVGTLGKTAQVELSLHEGRKHIVRRLMAEMGHPVSRLVRTSIGPIKLGDLRTGRLRRLTNAEVAALFKTVGD, via the coding sequence ATGCGACGCGATAACCGTGCCCCGAAGCCCGACGCCCCCGTGTACGAGGGCGCCGAGCGCCTGCAGAAGGTGCTCGCCGCCGCGGGGGTGGGTTCGCGGCGCGCCTGCGAGGACCTGATCTTCCGGCGCCGGGTCACCGTCAACGGGCGGGTCGCGCAGCTCGGCGACCGGGCCGACCCGACCCGGGACGTGATCTACGTCGACGGCGAGCGGCTGCAGGCCGACGTGCGGCTGGTCTACGTGGCGATGAACAAGCCGCGCGGGGTGGTCACCACGATGGCCGACGAGAAGGGCCGCACCGAGCTCGCCGACTTCATCGGCGCCCGGCTGGAGCAGCGGGTCTACCACGTCGGGCGGCTCGACGCCGACAGCGAGGGCCTGCTGCTGCTGACCAACGACGGCACGCTGGCCCACAAGCTGATGCACCCGTCGTACGAGGTGCTCAAGACCTACCTCGCCGAGGTGGCCGGGCCGATCCCGCGCAACCTGGCCAAGCGCCTGACGACCGGCGTCGAGCTGGAGGACGGGCCGGTCAAGGTCGACTCCTTCAAGCTGGTCGGCACCCTGGGCAAGACCGCCCAGGTGGAGCTGAGCCTGCACGAAGGGCGCAAGCACATCGTCCGGCGCCTGATGGCCGAGATGGGACACCCGGTGTCGCGGCTGGTGCGTACCTCGATCGGGCCGATCAAGCTGGGCGACCTGCGCACCGGGCGGCTGCGCCGGCTGACCAACGCGGAGGTCGCCGCCCTGTTCAAGACGGTGGGTGACTGA
- the cmk gene encoding (d)CMP kinase, which yields MEENVPAGRCVVAVDGPSGSGKSTVSRRLAVSLGAHYLDTGAMYRALTWAVLRSGVDLGDTQSVAKVAGEVDLRIGTDPQGYAVTADGVHVEKEIRGAEVTGAVSAVAAVPAVRELLVARQRQLIAHAGRIVVEGRDIASVVAPDADLKVYLTASEAARARRRSAEDAADVAATAADLARRDKIDSTRTVNPLRQAADAVELDTTDLGIDEVVARLRELLTERGVA from the coding sequence GTGGAGGAAAACGTACCGGCCGGGCGCTGCGTGGTCGCTGTGGACGGGCCGTCCGGTTCGGGTAAGTCCACCGTCTCGCGGCGGCTGGCGGTCAGCCTCGGCGCGCACTACCTGGACACCGGCGCGATGTACCGGGCGCTGACCTGGGCGGTGCTGCGCTCCGGCGTCGACCTGGGCGACACCCAGTCGGTGGCCAAGGTCGCCGGCGAGGTCGACCTGCGCATCGGCACCGACCCCCAGGGGTACGCGGTGACCGCCGACGGCGTGCACGTGGAGAAGGAGATCCGCGGGGCCGAGGTGACCGGCGCGGTCTCCGCGGTGGCCGCCGTTCCCGCCGTCCGTGAGCTGCTGGTGGCCCGGCAGCGGCAGCTGATCGCCCACGCCGGACGGATCGTGGTCGAGGGCCGTGACATCGCCTCGGTGGTGGCCCCCGACGCCGACCTGAAGGTCTACCTGACCGCCTCCGAGGCGGCCCGGGCCCGCCGGCGCAGCGCCGAGGACGCGGCCGACGTGGCCGCGACCGCCGCCGACCTGGCCCGCCGGGACAAGATCGACTCGACCCGCACGGTCAACCCGCTGCGGCAGGCCGCGGACGCGGTCGAGCTGGACACCACCGACCTGGGCATCGACGAGGTCGTCGCCCGGCTGCGTGAGCTGCTCACCGAGCGGGGCGTGGCGTGA
- the der gene encoding ribosome biogenesis GTPase Der has product MSEDFGGWVELRDPEPETAEPTGPRPVVAVVGRPNVGKSTLVNRIIGRRQAVVEDIPGVTRDRVPYDAQWNGREFTVVDTGGWEPDAKDRAAAIAAQAEIAVATADVVIFVVDAMVGSTDVDEAAVKMLRRSNKPVILVANKADNTSIEMEATALWSLGLGEPFPISALHGRGSGDLLDAILAALPEAPKIVENRPRGPRRVALVGRPNVGKSSLLNRFSGEDRAVVDSVAGTTVDPVDSLVEIGGETWQLVDTAGLRKRVGKASGTEYYASLRTASAIEAAEVAVVLLDSSEVISEQDQRILTMVVEAGRALVIAFNKWDLVDADRRYYLDKEIDRELRRIPWAIRLNLSAMTGRAVDKLAPALRKALASWEARIPTAQLNQWLTALVQATPHPVRGGRAPRILFATQAGVAPPRFVLFTTGPLDAGYQRFVERKLREEFGFEGTPIDISVRARKKLGPGGRGKAHG; this is encoded by the coding sequence GTGAGCGAGGACTTCGGCGGGTGGGTCGAGTTGCGTGACCCGGAGCCCGAGACCGCGGAGCCGACCGGCCCGCGCCCGGTGGTGGCCGTGGTCGGCCGCCCCAACGTCGGCAAGTCGACGCTGGTCAACCGGATCATCGGCCGCCGGCAGGCGGTCGTCGAGGACATCCCCGGCGTGACCCGCGACCGGGTCCCGTACGACGCGCAGTGGAACGGCCGCGAGTTCACCGTGGTGGACACCGGCGGCTGGGAGCCCGACGCGAAGGACCGCGCCGCGGCGATCGCCGCGCAGGCCGAGATCGCCGTCGCCACCGCCGACGTGGTCATCTTCGTGGTCGACGCGATGGTCGGCTCGACCGATGTGGACGAGGCCGCGGTGAAGATGCTGCGCCGCAGCAACAAGCCGGTGATCCTGGTCGCGAACAAGGCCGACAACACCTCGATCGAGATGGAGGCGACCGCGCTCTGGTCGCTCGGTCTCGGTGAGCCGTTCCCGATCTCGGCGCTGCACGGCCGCGGCTCCGGCGACCTGCTCGACGCGATCCTGGCCGCGCTGCCCGAGGCCCCGAAGATCGTCGAGAACCGGCCGCGCGGACCGCGCCGGGTGGCCCTGGTCGGCCGCCCCAACGTCGGCAAGTCCAGCCTGCTCAACCGCTTCTCCGGCGAGGACCGGGCGGTCGTCGACTCGGTCGCCGGCACCACCGTCGACCCGGTCGACAGCCTGGTCGAGATCGGCGGGGAGACCTGGCAGCTGGTGGACACCGCCGGGCTGCGCAAGCGGGTCGGCAAGGCCAGCGGCACCGAGTACTACGCCAGCCTGCGCACCGCCTCGGCGATCGAGGCGGCCGAGGTCGCCGTGGTGCTGCTCGACTCCAGCGAGGTCATCAGCGAGCAGGACCAGCGGATCCTCACCATGGTGGTGGAGGCCGGCCGGGCCCTGGTCATCGCCTTCAACAAGTGGGACCTCGTCGACGCCGACCGCCGCTACTACCTGGACAAGGAGATCGACCGGGAGCTGCGCCGCATCCCCTGGGCGATCCGGCTGAACCTGTCCGCGATGACCGGCCGGGCCGTCGACAAGCTCGCCCCGGCGCTGCGCAAGGCCCTGGCGAGCTGGGAGGCCCGTATCCCCACCGCGCAGCTCAACCAGTGGCTGACCGCCCTGGTCCAGGCGACCCCGCACCCGGTCCGCGGTGGCCGCGCGCCGCGCATCCTGTTCGCCACCCAGGCCGGGGTGGCCCCGCCGCGCTTCGTGCTCTTCACCACCGGCCCGCTGGACGCCGGCTACCAGCGCTTCGTCGAGCGCAAGCTGCGCGAGGAGTTCGGCTTCGAGGGCACCCCGATCGACATCTCGGTACGCGCCCGCAAGAAGCTCGGCCCGGGTGGTCGGGGCAAGGCCCACGGCTGA